The proteins below come from a single Candidozyma auris chromosome 3, complete sequence genomic window:
- the GCR3 gene encoding Gcr3p produces the protein MDNPNKRTRDEFEGPDAHVGPGYDDYDDPTKRQHIDPTAELITNICKDIRRIGENSNLANQVDDISYISNPIVAEFEKIDKLRDAVLSTLYAVVIEQPQKISALSVLIIICNAKNFLVAKYVIEFFHAKAQALLDKLRESSMEVEVKSEKQAEDAGVFNDLKSVFKFLGALSPIVTDNAVSGILKQLLNTAIELQNASGDKRNGIAEEIFYNVLIATPYLFANSFSDATVQEANEILDLASTFKIVEQDEAKTVSVLEPFDAKHKNFADELPYKPRKLITLVLPALVALQKPGKDWEGFRGALFLDYSDLVDPIVKEALESNEISHELVKHALPQFSIPSIEEIANYKPDGLIDNLWFEHPRLLFQVYNTSTDFETVPSIESYYGLFFKDIAFDILTNMSFNQKEASIQLSILDLFCSRDLFSPPGSSVDQLSMIAKDNESGENNPPLSTWKIEDVAVESILTMIFQLPNPLHYEIYYYTVLISCCQESPESIAPVFGRAIRFFYKNLETLDYELKIRYMDWMTTQISNFDFSWKWDEWVADSQLYANLNYHPKKNFIKNLIAKEIRLSNKARIKDNFVTMQQDENGENKLMALDEFYKYLDISLYPNALDFAINYDYELYGGNNEELKKVIIDAINHRKESMADKLLLSPQEELMYEFSNPQLPLHEIANKLYDFIIANWRSNEQFYDMIKETIEAIKSSVVHVDADRILINLLFQTYAYIGSRSIYSVVSILNRDIAKLKFISGQTVTEEDYKASGTDFSFPDMELNDEQFQERQKWIVDSILRIWVHQPQVAFLILEYLIEFGILNANFLIKKALDFDHNLIISNVSCMESINRVLSNSSQGDQFKEVILTLFGRIVENLNLTVMKLEVTDPANDEIEIIKQISEDQKSDEQLMAKIDLQWLFYEYRGLLKTYLRKFNVEHAEFLDDAKNLFSGIQNEPTKNDVFRWLEELQY, from the coding sequence ATGGATAACCCCAACAAGAGAACCAGAGACGAGTTCGAGGGCCCAGACGCCCATGTGGGGCCCGGGTACGACGACTACGATGATCCAACGAAAAGACAACACATTGACCCCACGGCAGAGTTAATCACCAACATTTGCAAAGACATCAGACGAATTGGTGAAAATAGTAACTTGGCCAACCAGGTCGACGACATCTCGTATATCTCCAACCCTATAGTGGCCgaatttgagaagatcgaTAAGCTCAGAGACGCCGTGTTGTCCACGTTATATGCGGTAGTCATTGAGCAGCCTCAGAAGATCAGCGCTCTTAGTGTGCTTATCATCATTTGTAACGCTAAGAATTTCCTTGTGGCCAAATACGTAATTGAATTCTTCCATGCTAAAGCTCAGGCGCTACTAGACAAGCTCAGAGAGCTGTCGATGGAGGTGGAAGTGAAGCTGGAGAAACAGGCTGAGGATGCTGGTGTCTTCAACGATTTAAAGTCTGtgttcaagtttttgggcGCCTTGAGCCCCATTGTCACCGATAATGCTGTGTCTGGGATTTTAAAACAGCTTTTAAATACTGCTATTGAGTTGCAGAACGCTTCGGGCGACAAGAGAAACGGCATCGCTGAAGAAATCTTCTACAATGTGTTGATTGCAACACCGTATCTCTTTGCTAACAGTTTCTCCGATGCTACTGTCCAGGAAGCAAACGAAATCCTTGATTTGGCAAGCACTTTCAAAATCGTGGAACAGGATGAGGCCAAGACAGTCAGCGTACTTGAACCTTTTGACGCCAAACACAAAAATTTCGCAGATGAATTGCCTTACAAGCCAAGAAAGCTCATCACTTTGGTTTTGCCAGCTCTTGTGGCCTTACAAAAGCCGGGGAAGGATTGGGAAGGTTTCAGGGGTGCTCTATTCCTTGACTACAGTGACCTAGTTGACCCTATAGTAAAGGAGGCTTTAGAGTCGAACGAAATCTCCCATGAGCTCGTCAAGCACGCTTTGCCACAGTTCTCCATCCCTTCCATCGAGGAAATTGCTAACTACAAACCTGATGGCTTGATCGACAATCTTTGGTTTGAACATCCAagacttcttttccaagtgTACAATACGAGCACAGACTTTGAAACCGTGCCATCAATAGAATCATATTATGGATTGTTCTTTAAAGACATTGCTTTCGACATCTTGACTAACATGTCTTTCAACCAGAAGGAAGCGTCGATTCAATTGTCAATATTAGATCTTTTCTGTTCAAGAGACTTGTTCAGTCCTCCTGGCTCCTCCGTTGACCAACTCTCGATGATAGCCAAAGACAATGAATCTGGTGAAAACAATCCTCCCCTTTCCACGTGGAAGATTGAGGACGTTGCCGTGGAGAGTATTCTCACAATGATCTTCCAGCTTCCAAACCCTCTTCATTACGAAATATATTACTACACAGTTTTGATCTCTTGCTGCCAAGAGAGCCCTGAATCGATCGCTCCGGTGTTTGGAAGAGCTATCAGATTCTTTTACAAAAATTTGGAGACTTTGGACTACGAGCTTAAGATTCGTTATATGGACTGGATGACCACTCAAATTTCTAACTTCGACTTCAGCTGGAAGTGGGACGAATGGGTCGCAGACTCTCAGCTCTATGCTAACCTCAACTATCAtcccaagaagaacttcatcaaaaactTGATTGCTAAAGAGATCCGTCTCTCCAACAAGGCAAGAATAAAGGACAATTTTGTTACTATGCAGCAAGACGAAAATGGGGAGAACAAACTCATGGCGCTTGACGAGTTTTACAAATACCTTGACATCTCGCTTTACCCTAATGCTTTGGACTTCGCTATTAATTACGACTACGAACTTTATGGTGGTAATaacgaggagttgaagaaggtgattATCGACGCAATCAACCATCGCAAAGAATCGATGGCTGACAAGTTGTTATTGTCGCCGCAGGAGGAGCTCATGTACGAATTCTCCAATCCACAACTCCctcttcatgaaattgcTAACAAGCTATATGATTTTATTATCGCAAACTGGAGATCGAACGAGCAATTCTATGACATGATCAAGGAAACGATTGAGGCCATCAAGTCATCTGTCGTTCACGTCGATGCCGATCGTATATTGATCAACCTCCTTTTCCAGACATATGCTTATATTGGGTCAAGATCAATCTACTCTGTGGTCAGTATTCTCAACAGAGATATTGCCAAATTGAAATTTATCAGCGGCCAAACAGTCACCGAAGAAGACTACAAGGCCAGTGGTACAGATTTCTCGTTCCCCGATATGGAATTAAATGATGAACAATTCCAAGAGAGACAAAAATGGATCGTGGACTCCATTCTAAGAATTTGGGTTCATCAACCACAGGTAGCATTCCTTATCTTGGAGTACCTCATAGAGTTCGGTATCCTCAATGCTAATTTCCTTATCAAAAAGGCATTGGACTTTGACCATAATCTTATCATCAGCAATGTCTCGTGTATGGAATCTATAAATCGAGTGTTGAGCAACAGCTCTCAGGGTGATCAATTCAAGGAAGTGATTCTCACTTTGTTCGGACGTATCgttgaaaatttgaatCTCACAGTGATGAAACTCGAAGTTACAGATCCTGCTAATGATGAGATagaaatcatcaagcaaatcaGCGAGGATCAGAAGAGTGATGAGCAGTTGATGGCTAAGATTGACTTGCAATGGTTGTTTTATGAGTACAGAGGCTTACTCAAGACTTACTTGAGGAAGTTCAACGTTGAGCACGCGGAGTTCTTGGATGACGCCAAAAATTTGTTTAGCGGCATACAGAACGAACCCACTAAGAACGACGTTTTTAGATGGCTCGAGGAGTTGCAATATTGA
- the CAF16 gene encoding putative ATP-binding cassette family ATPase → MTQTLAVETTNLTYVFNNKKCGLEDINLQIPWGTTNLLVGPNGAGKSTLLKILAGKTLVKQGKLRLGGFDPFEFSPTRHEQHNSDINNYISYLGTEWANNEVVKRDIPVKLLISSIGGEAYRERRDELIQIMDLDPDWSMCSISDGERRRVQLVMGLLKPWKLLLLDEVTVDLDVIVRQNLLNFLKRECKERGCCVIYATHIFDGLGKNWCDRVIHLNAGRKTDDVDVSKIEFSDDTKEIEVQKSEEGIINRIKVAMAQSLHPLVLHWLRDDLEERGSREDEKARIAQRQLDWDNARDGHYFDKDSKIAQYFQATRGRPNKS, encoded by the coding sequence ATGACACAGACGCTAGCAGTCGAGACAACAAACCTCACATATGTGTTTAACAATAAGAAATGCGGATTGGAGGATATTAATTTGCAAATCCCATGGGGTACCACCAATCTTCTCGTGGGACCTAACGGTGCTGGTAAATCCAcgcttttgaagattctTGCTGGAAAAACTCTAGTGAAACAAGGCAAGTTGAGGCTTGGAGGGTTCGATCCTTTTGAATTCTCTCCGACTCGTCACGAGCAACATAATTccgacatcaacaactacaTCTCGTACTTGGGCACAGAGTGGGCGAACAACGAGGTAGTGAAGAGAGATATCCCCGTCAAGCTCCTCATATCATCAATTGGCGGTGAAGCATACAGGGAGAGACGTGACGAGCTCATTCAGATCATGGACTTGGACCCTGATTGGTCCATGTGTTCTATCAGTGATGGTGAGCGTAGGAGGGTGCAATTGGTGATGGGCTTACTCAAGCCATGGAAATTGCTTTTATTGGATGAAGTGACGGTGGATTTGGACGTGATCGTGCGCCagaacttgctcaatttcCTTAAGAGGGAGTGTAAGGAGAGAGGCTGTTGTGTGATATATGCCACACATATCTTCGATGGGCTTGGCAAAAATTGGTGTGACCGTGTAATTCACTTGAACGCTGGAAGAAAGAcagatgatgttgatgtgaGCAAGATCGAATTCTCTGACGATACCAAGGAGATCGAAGTGCAGAAGAGCGAAGAAGGCATCATTAATCGAATCAAAGTGGCCATGGCTCAATCCTTACATCCCTTGGTGTTGCACTGGCTTCGAGACGATCTTGAGGAGCGAGGCAGCCgtgaagatgagaaagcCAGAATTGCGCAGAGGCAATTGGACTGGGACAATGCCAGAGACGGGCACTACTTCGACAAGGACCTGAAGATTGCCCAGTACTTTCAAGCCACACGTGGCCGTCCCAACAAGAGCTGA
- the YNK1 gene encoding nucleoside diphosphate kinase, translating into MSDERTFIAIKPDGVQRGLINKILGRFENRGFKLVGIKLCQPSESLLREHYDDLQSKPFFPSLLSYMLSGPVLATVWEGKDVVKQGRAILGATNPLASAPGTIRGDYAIDMGRNVCHGSDSVESAQKEIALWFKKEELVEYKPAMFSWIYE; encoded by the coding sequence ATGTCTGACGAGAGAACCTTCATTGCCATTAAGCCCGACGGTGTCCAGAGAggcttgatcaacaagatcttgggCAGATTCGAGAACAGAGGCTTCAAGTTGGTGGGCATCAAGCTCTGCCAGCCATCTGAGTCTCTCTTGAGAGAGCACTACGACGACTTGCAGTCCAAGCCTTTCTTCCCATCCTTGTTGTCCTACATGTTGTCTGGTCCAGTGTTGGCCACCGTTTGGGAAGGTAAGGATGTTGTCAAGCAGGGTAGAGCCATCTTGGGTGCCACCAACCCCTTGGCTTCTGCTCCAGGCACCATCAGAGGTGACTACGCCATTGACATGGGTAGAAACGTGTGCCACGGCTCTGACTCTGTTGAGTCTGCCCAGAAGGAGATTGCTTTGTggttcaagaaggaggagttggTTGAGTACAAGCCAGCCATGTTCTCCTGGATCTACGAGTAA